The nucleotide window TTGACTTTGGAACAGACCGCCTTTGCAATAAAAACTCTTACACCGCTGTAAAGCAAACCATCTTTTACCCTGCATTCTATAAAACCTATGCATTCTTTAAGATGAGGCACGTCAACCTCCGTGCCTTTTTCTGTTTCAACTTTGAATTTTTTAAGCTTATCGGTTTTCCTTCCAGAAACATTACCTAACCTCTTCAGGGTTGGAAGTGCTTTTCCGCTTACCACGTTTACTACGAATGAACCTGATTTTGCAATTAATTCTTTTGTAAAATGTGTTTCCGCAACCGCTATAGCCAGAAGCTGAGGTTCGTCATTAACAGGCATAGTCCAGGCGATAGGCGCAGCATTGGTTTTGCCTTTATACTTTGATGTTACTATCACGCATGGCCCAAAGTTTATCAGCCTGTAAAACTCTTCGTTCGGGATTTTTTTAAACATTTACAACCTCCCATAAAAGCAGGATTAAGCAGTAAGAATTAAAGATTAAGTACAACAGAATCTATTGCTGTTGTGATTGCTTAGTACTTACCGCTTACAACTTACGGCTGTTGTTAAAAAGTATATCAAAAGTTATGCGGTTTGTAAAACAAGGCAAGGGCTTATAATTTAAATTCGTTGAATGCATTTAAGACAAGTATGCTGGCAAGAAGGCTTGCGGTTTCTATTCTTAAAATCCTTTGACCGAGCGTTACGGGGATGATACAGTTTTCTTTGGCAAGTTCTATTTCATCGAATGTAAAACCGCCCTCAGGACCTATGAAAATATTTGCCTCTAAGGGAGCTTTTGCATCAAACTTCATATTCTCCGTGGCACCTTCCCATGGTATTATATTAAGAGAATATTT belongs to Candidatus Liberimonas magnetica and includes:
- a CDS encoding flavin reductase family protein; protein product: MFKKIPNEEFYRLINFGPCVIVTSKYKGKTNAAPIAWTMPVNDEPQLLAIAVAETHFTKELIAKSGSFVVNVVSGKALPTLKRLGNVSGRKTDKLKKFKVETEKGTEVDVPHLKECIGFIECRVKDGLLYSGVRVFIAKAVCSKVKPEFYKNGLVLEKAGVVHHIGKDVFAVTGKRIF